From the genome of Nakamurella flavida, one region includes:
- a CDS encoding PRC-barrel domain-containing protein, producing the protein MLFSDTKSHKVVATDSAETVGKVAEFVVDPAEHRIIALGLSKTPGDGNILPWSSIKGFGADAVTVTQADTLVVPDAQVTALSGKNKVLLKKRVLDTTGLGRGSVRDVEFDGTTGVITSLVLDAESIPGDRLVGIGSYAVIVQA; encoded by the coding sequence ATGTTGTTCTCCGACACGAAGAGCCACAAGGTGGTCGCCACCGACAGCGCCGAGACCGTCGGCAAGGTCGCCGAGTTCGTGGTGGATCCGGCCGAGCACCGGATCATCGCGCTGGGCCTGAGCAAGACCCCGGGCGACGGGAACATCCTCCCGTGGTCGAGCATCAAGGGCTTCGGCGCGGACGCGGTCACCGTCACGCAGGCCGACACCCTCGTCGTGCCCGACGCCCAGGTCACCGCGCTCAGCGGCAAGAACAAGGTGCTGCTCAAGAAGCGCGTCCTGGACACCACGGGCCTGGGCCGCGGCTCCGTCCGTGACGTGGAGTTCGACGGGACCACCGGGGTCATCACCTCGCTGGTGCTGGACGCCGAGAGCATCCCGGGCGACCGGCTCGTCGGCATCGGCTCCTACGCCGTCATCGTCCAGGCCTGA
- a CDS encoding PRC-barrel domain-containing protein — protein MSVLLRSSEITKKPVVTYGGEDVAQIKDVVYGANGGHVEGFTLAGRGLFAGPLKTAIAWSSVVGLGPDAVIIADESSLVPTDAMLESAVASGAAPGGGDVLGSQVLTDDGTALGTVVDVIIEVSKSEQADVVGYEIDPAESLGRGKNRLLIPLPDTLAASGEHLIVPAAARDFVRDDLAGFGAAVEDFRARIKGQ, from the coding sequence ATGAGCGTGCTGCTCCGCTCCAGCGAGATCACCAAGAAGCCCGTCGTCACCTACGGCGGTGAGGACGTCGCCCAGATCAAGGACGTCGTCTACGGCGCCAACGGCGGCCACGTCGAGGGCTTCACCCTGGCCGGGCGCGGGCTGTTCGCCGGCCCCCTCAAGACGGCCATCGCCTGGTCGTCGGTCGTCGGACTGGGCCCCGACGCGGTGATCATCGCCGACGAGTCCAGCCTGGTCCCCACCGACGCGATGCTGGAGTCCGCGGTGGCCTCCGGCGCGGCCCCCGGCGGCGGCGACGTGCTGGGATCCCAGGTGCTCACCGACGACGGCACGGCGCTGGGCACCGTCGTCGACGTGATCATCGAGGTCAGCAAGTCCGAACAGGCCGATGTCGTCGGCTACGAGATCGACCCGGCCGAGAGCCTGGGCCGCGGCAAGAACCGACTGCTCATCCCGCTGCCGGACACCCTGGCCGCCTCCGGCGAGCACCTGATCGTGCCGGCCGCGGCCCGGGACTTCGTCCGGGACGACCTGGCCGGGTTCGGCGCAGCGGTGGAAGACTTCCGAGCACGGATCAAGGGGCAGTGA